A single genomic interval of Tursiops truncatus isolate mTurTru1 chromosome 1, mTurTru1.mat.Y, whole genome shotgun sequence harbors:
- the TNNT2 gene encoding troponin T, cardiac muscle isoform X1: MPNLVPPKIPDGERVDFDDIHRKRMEKDLNELQTLIEAHFENRKKEEQELISLKDRIEERRAERAEQQRIRAQRERERQSRLAEERARREEEESRRKAEDEARKKKALSNMMHFGGYIQKTERKTGKRQTEREKKKKILAERRKVLAIDHLNEDQLREKAKELRQTIYDLEAEKFDLQEKFKQQKYEINVLRNRINDNQKVSKTRGKAKVTGRWK; this comes from the exons ATGCCCAACCTGGTGCCGCCCAAGATCCCCGACGGAGAGAGAGTGGACTTTGAC GACATCCACCGGAAGCGCATGGAGAAGGACCTGAACGAGCTGCAGACGCTGATTGAGGCGCATTTCGAGAACCGCAAGAAAGAGGAACAGGAGCTGATCTCCCTCAAAGACAGGATC GAGGAACGGCGGGCAGAACGGGCGGAGCAGCAGCGGATCCGGGCGCAGCGAGAAAGAGAGCGGCAGAGCCGCCTGGCC GAGGAGAGGGCCCGccgagaggaggaggagagccgGAGGAAAGCTGAGGATGAGGCCCGGAAGAAGAAGGCTCTGTCTAACATGATGCATTTTGGAGGCTACATCCAGAAG ACGGAGCGTAAAACTGGGAAGAGGCAGACGGAGcgggagaagaagaagaagattcTGGCCGAGAGGAGGAAAGTGCTGGCCATCGATCACCTGAACGAAGACCAGCTGAG GGAGAAGGCCAAGGAGCTGCGGCAGACCATCTACGACCTGGAAGCGGAGAAGTTCGACCTGCAGGAGAAGTTCAAGCAGCAGAAATACGAG ATCAACGTTCTCCGCAACAGGATCAATGACAACCAGAAAGT CTCCAAGACCCGCGGGAAGGCCAAAGTCACCGGGCGCTGGAAGTAG